One window from the genome of Cucumis melo cultivar AY chromosome 10, USDA_Cmelo_AY_1.0, whole genome shotgun sequence encodes:
- the LOC103499114 gene encoding 60S ribosomal protein L23a isoform X1 — translation MAPKADMTKKADPKAQALKTAKAVKSGPTFKKKAKKIRTSVTFHRPKTLKKDRNPKYPRISVTPMNKLDQYQILKYPLTTESAMKKIEDNNILVFVVDIRADKKKIKDAVKKMYNIQTKKVNTLIRPDGTKKAYVRLTPDYDALDVANKIGII, via the exons ATGGCGCCAAAGG CTGACATGACCAAAAAGGCTGATCCCAAAGCTCAAGCCTTGAAGACTGCCAAGGCAGTCAAGTCTGGGCCAACTTTTAAGAAGAAGGCTAAGAAAATCAGAACATCGGTCACATTCCATCGCCCGAAGACATTGAAGAAGGATAGGAATCCCAAGTATCCTCGAATCAGTGTGACTCCTATGAACAAGTTGGATCAGTATCAAATTCTTAAATATCCACTCACCACTGAGTCTGCGATGAAGAAGATTGAGGATAATAACATCCTTGTTTTTGTTGTTGATATTCGTGCCGACAAGAAAAAGATTAAAGATGCTGTCAAGAAGATGTATAACATTCAAACCAAGAAAGTCAACACTCTAATCAG ACCTGATGGAACAAAGAAGGCATACGTTCGGTTAACCCCAGACTATGATGCTTTGGACGTGGCAAACAAGATCGGAATTATCTAA
- the LOC103499114 gene encoding 60S ribosomal protein L23a isoform X3, protein MTKKADPKAQALKTAKAVKSGPTFKKKAKKIRTSVTFHRPKTLKKDRNPKYPRISVTPMNKLDQYQILKYPLTTESAMKKIEDNNILVFVVDIRADKKKIKDAVKKMYNIQTKKVNTLIRPDGTKKAYVRLTPDYDALDVANKIGII, encoded by the exons ATGACCAAAAAGGCTGATCCCAAAGCTCAAGCCTTGAAGACTGCCAAGGCAGTCAAGTCTGGGCCAACTTTTAAGAAGAAGGCTAAGAAAATCAGAACATCGGTCACATTCCATCGCCCGAAGACATTGAAGAAGGATAGGAATCCCAAGTATCCTCGAATCAGTGTGACTCCTATGAACAAGTTGGATCAGTATCAAATTCTTAAATATCCACTCACCACTGAGTCTGCGATGAAGAAGATTGAGGATAATAACATCCTTGTTTTTGTTGTTGATATTCGTGCCGACAAGAAAAAGATTAAAGATGCTGTCAAGAAGATGTATAACATTCAAACCAAGAAAGTCAACACTCTAATCAG ACCTGATGGAACAAAGAAGGCATACGTTCGGTTAACCCCAGACTATGATGCTTTGGACGTGGCAAACAAGATCGGAATTATCTAA
- the LOC103499114 gene encoding 60S ribosomal protein L23a isoform X2, whose translation MDIFTDMTKKADPKAQALKTAKAVKSGPTFKKKAKKIRTSVTFHRPKTLKKDRNPKYPRISVTPMNKLDQYQILKYPLTTESAMKKIEDNNILVFVVDIRADKKKIKDAVKKMYNIQTKKVNTLIRPDGTKKAYVRLTPDYDALDVANKIGII comes from the exons ATGGATATTTTCA CTGACATGACCAAAAAGGCTGATCCCAAAGCTCAAGCCTTGAAGACTGCCAAGGCAGTCAAGTCTGGGCCAACTTTTAAGAAGAAGGCTAAGAAAATCAGAACATCGGTCACATTCCATCGCCCGAAGACATTGAAGAAGGATAGGAATCCCAAGTATCCTCGAATCAGTGTGACTCCTATGAACAAGTTGGATCAGTATCAAATTCTTAAATATCCACTCACCACTGAGTCTGCGATGAAGAAGATTGAGGATAATAACATCCTTGTTTTTGTTGTTGATATTCGTGCCGACAAGAAAAAGATTAAAGATGCTGTCAAGAAGATGTATAACATTCAAACCAAGAAAGTCAACACTCTAATCAG ACCTGATGGAACAAAGAAGGCATACGTTCGGTTAACCCCAGACTATGATGCTTTGGACGTGGCAAACAAGATCGGAATTATCTAA